Part of the Woronichinia naegeliana WA131 genome, TATTTAATCGGGGATAACCGCAATGCAGTCAATTTCGACCCAAACATCCTTGGGCAGTCGTGCCACTTCTACACAGGCCCGGGCTGGAGCGGTTGCTTCCTCAAAATAGGTGGCATAAACCTGATTCATCGCGACAAAATGCCCTAAATCTTGGAGAAAAACTGTAGTTTTAACGACATCAGACCAGGTGGCTCCTGCTTGGGTCAAAATGGCCTCTAGATTAGCCATGACCTGTTGGGTTTGTTGCCCAATGTCTTCTTTACCAATAATTTCGCCACTGTGAGGATCCAGGGGAATCTGACCTGCAACAAATAACAGTTTTCCCTGGACTGCGATCGCTTGATTGTAGGGGCCAACGGGAGCAGGGGCTTGGGTGGTTTGAATAATTTCTTTCATGATTGATTCAGATGAGAAAAAAAGGAAACAACGGGTAAGGCGATCGCTTCAGAGGGCATTCGGTTTCCCAGTGTTTGGTTCTACCAGACGGCGATCGTGAAATGAATGGCAAACCTTGACCAGTTACTAAACTTCACATTAAATCCCGTCCGAACCGAAAACAAAAGCTTTACAATTAAATATTTGCTGCGGTTGTTACCGAAGATGCTCCCCCGTAGGCAACATTTATGCTTAATCCAAACTTGACGGAGATTGAACTCTCTAAAGACGACTACCAACGTTATTCCCGCCACATTATCTTGCCAGAAGTTGGGCTGGACGGACAAAAACGGATCAAGGCCGCCAGTGTACTCTGCGTGGGTACGGGTGGACTGGGTTCGCCTCTTTTATTATATTTAGCAGCGGCCGGGGTAGGCCGCATTGGCATTGTGGATTTTGACATTGTTGACCACTCCAATCTGCAACGTCAAATTATTCATGGAACCTCCTGGGTCGGTAAGCCTAAAATTGAATCGGCCAAAAATCGGATTTTAGAAATTAATCCCTACTGTCAGGTGGACTTGTACGAAACCCAACTCAGTTCCGTTAATGCTCTAGAGATTATCAAACCCTACGATATCGTGATTGATGGTACAGATAATTTCCCCACCCGTTATCTGACCAATGATGCCTGTGTTTTATTGGATAAACCCAATATTTACGGTTCTATCTTCCGTTTTGAAGGCCAAGCCACTGTCTTTAACTATCAGGGTGGCCCCAACTACCGCGATCTTTATCCCGAACCACCACCACCAGGCATGGTTCCTTCCTGTGCGGAGGGAGGGGTTCTAGGCGTATTACCAGGAATTGTGGGAACGATCCAAGCCACAGAAGCGATCAAAATTATTTTGGGTGCTCCCCATACCCTCAGTGGCCGTCTCCTCCTTTTCAATGCCTGGGAGATGAAGTTTCGGGAATTAAAACTGCGACCCGATCCTGAACGTCCCGTGATCACAGAACTGATTGATTATGAACAATTCTGTGGCATTCCCCAGGCTAAAGCCGCCGAAGCCGCCGAAAAATCTGCCTTAGCCGAAATGACCGTTTTGGAGTTAAAAGCCTTAATAGACAATGGGCCCCAGGACTTTGTGCTCATTGATGTTCGTAATCCCAATGAATATGACATTGCTCGTATTCCAGGTTCGGTACTGATTCCCTTACCCGACATTGAAAAAGGGCCAGGAGTTGAGAAAGTACGAGAATTACTGAACGGTCATCGTCTCATTGCTCACTGTAAGATGGGGGGGCGATCGGCCAAAGCCTTGTCTATTCTCAAGGAAGCGGGCATTGAAGGGATTAATGTCAAAGGTGGCATTAGTGCCTGGAGCCAAGAAGTTGATCCTAGTGTGACTCAGTATTAATCTGTTGGGCTTGGGAATTTTAGGAGGTTGGCTCAGTCCCTGTTTTAGGGAAATCTAGCTTCCCTGCTTTTTTTGAGCTTGGCGTTTGAGCTTGGCGATCGCAGTTATCTCTCAAACCCAAGCTTGCCGAATGTCCCTTAGACTCGTTACACTGCTTAAAAATATCCTCACTTTCAAGGGATAATAGAAAAAATCTAACGCTGTCAGCCTTCTGCTTTTAACCTAAAGGTAGAAACTCGCAACGCATTGTCACGTAACTAAATCACTCAATTTAGTAAAGCGTCTCTAAAGACACTAAAAATTATCCGTTACTAGAAGGAGCGCCAATGGGACTACCTTGGTATCGAGTTCACACCGTTGTCCTGAATGATCCAGGACGTTTAATTTCTGTTCACCTCATGCACACTGCTCTGGTAGCAGGTTGGGCTGGTTCAATGGCTCTCTATGAGCTAGCTATTTTTGATCCCAGCGATGCGGTTCTAAACCCCATGTGGCGACAAGGGATGTTTGTTCTTCCCTTCATGGCACGTCTGGGCGTAACTTCCTCCTGGGGAGGATGGAGCGTCACCGGAGAAACCGGAGTTGATCCTGGCTTCTGGTCTTTTGAAGGCGTAGCGGCTGCCCATATTGTTCTTTCTGGTTTGCTCTTTTTAGCGGCTGTTTGGCACTGGGTATTTTGGGATTTAGAACTCTTTGTCGATCCTCGCACTGGTGAATCGGCGCTGGATTTACCCAAAATGTTTGGGATTCACCTGTTCTTATCTGGTCTTCTCTGTTTTGGCTTTGGAGCTTTCCACCTCACTGGGGTGTGGGGCCCCGGAATGTGGGTCTCTGATCCCTATGGTCTGACGGGCCATGTTCAACCCGTTGCACCGGAGTGGGGGCCATCGGGCTTTAACCCCTTTAATCCAGGGGGTGTGGTTGCTCACCATATTGCAGCAGGAATTGTTGGTATTATTGCAGGTCTATTCCACTTAACAGTGCGTCCTCCTGAACGGCTCTATAAAGCCCTGAAAATGGGAAATATTGAAACCGTACTTTCCAGTAGTATTGCGGCAGTTTTCTTTGCTGCTTTTGTCGTCGCGGGAACCATGTGGTATGGCAATGCCACCACTCCGATCGAACTCTTTGGCCCGACCCGTTATCAATGGGATAAGGGCTATTTCCAAGCAGAGATTCAACATCGTGTTGACGTGAAGCTGGCTGAAGGGGCTTCTCTGTCAGAGGCTTGGTCAACTATTCCTGAAAAACTCGCTTTCTATGATTATGTGGGTAATAGCCCTGCTAAGGGAGGATTATTCCGTACTGGAGCGATGGATAGTGGAGATGGTATTGCGAAAACCTGGGCAGGCCACCCTGTTTTCAAAGATAAAGAAGGTCGGGAATTAACCGTGCGTCGGATGCCCAACTTCTTTGAAACTTTCCCCATTATCATGACTGATGCGGATGGCGTGGTTCGTGCTGATATTCCCTTCCGTCGTGCAGAATCGAAATTCTCGGTTGAACAAACCGGCGTAACCGTTTCTGTCTATGGTGGTGAATTAGATGGTCAAACCTTCTCTGACGCTTCTTCTGTGAAGAAATTTGCCCGTAAAGCTCAGTTAGGGGAAGCTTTCGACTTTGACCGCGAAACTCTCAACTCGGATGGGGTATTCCGCACTAGCCCTCGTGGTTGGTTTACCTTTGGTCACGCAGTATTTGCGTTGCTGTTCTTCTTTGGCCATATTTGGCATGGTTCTCGGACTATTTTCCGCGATGTATTTGCCGGTGTGGAAATTGAGGAAGAACAAGTGGAATGGGGTCTGTTCCAGAAAGTGGGTGATAAGACCACTCGTACGAGTAGTGAAGCTTAATTTTCTAACTTGAGGTGAATATCCTCAACTAGGGATAGTAATCTGAATGTGGGTTGCTGTCCCTTTTCTTTGAACATTTTTTAGTTAGGGTCTGCTGAAAAAGTCAACAAAACGAACCTAGAGGGTGCGAACTCTAATTGATAAAATAACTATTTTAGCGGCATTAATTGCAGGAGCAGCTAAGTTATTTGGCGTATTACCCAAAGGTTAACTTTTGAAACGAGAGGCAATCGCGGTTTCAATAGATAACGGAGGTTTAGAACATCACCCTCTATGCGATATTGGTGTGGCAATTTACCCTTTAGCCTAGTGGACGAGGGAAATTTTTATCGGTAGCGGCGATCAATCAATAGGATAATAAAGGATGCACCTGAGCGATCGCGCCATTCAGCCCCAAGTCAATGTCAAACTTATCAAAACCTATCAAAGGAGATGCTAATTTGGTTAGCCCAGCCTCTTTTAAAACCACAAAATCAGAAGAAATTTTTGCTGCTGCTCAAGCCCTAATGCCAGGGGGGGTTAGCTCTCCAGTACGAGCCTTTAAATCCGTTGGTGGTCAGCCCATCGTTTTTGATCGAGTCGCAGGAGCTAATATTTGGGATGTGGATGGTAACGAATATATCGATTATGTGGGCACTTGGGGGCCAGCCATTTGTGGCCATGCCCATCCCGAAGTCATTGCCGCCCTACAAAATGCCCTGAGCAAGGGAACCAGTTTTGGTGCACCTTGCCTCCAAGAAAACATCCTGGCGGAAATGGTCATTGATGCCGTTCCCAGCATTGAAATGGTGCGGTTTGTCAATTCAGGAACCGAAGCCTGTATGTCGGTTTTGCGATTGATGCGAGCCTTTACGGGACGGGAAAAAATTATTAAATTTGAAGGTTGTTATCACGGCCACGCCGATATGTTCCTGGTCAAGGCTGGATCGGGGGTTGCGACTCTGGGACTACCTGACTCACCTGGTGTTCCCAAATCAACAACGACCAGTACCCTAACGGCTCCCTACAATGACCTAGAAGCCGTCAAAGTTCTTTTTCAAGATCATCCTGACAGTATTGCAGGTGTTATTCTAGAACCAGTGGTTGGTAATGCGGGCTTTATCCCTCCCGATGCTGGATTTTTAGAAGGATTACGAGAATTAACGAAGGAATACGGAGCCTTACTCGTTTTTGATGAAGTGATGACTGGTTTTCGGATTGCTTACGGTGGTGCTCAAGCAAAATTTGGTATTACGCCCGATTTAACTACCCTGGGTAAGGTTATTGGGGGTGGTTTACCTGTGGGAGCCTATGGTGGTCGTCAAGATATTATGGCGATGGTCGCTCCGGCTGGCCCCATGTATCAAGCGGGAACCTTGTCGGGCAATCCTTTGGCGATGACGGCTGGCATTAAAACACTAGAACTATTGCAAAAGCCTGGCACCTACGAATATTTGGATAAAATTACCGGTCGTTTAGCAACGGGTTTATTGCAGGCGGCCAGGGATAACGGTCATCAAGTCTGCGGCGGTCATATCAGTGCCATGTTTGGCCTGTTCTTTACGGCGGGCCCAGTTCGCAACTATGAAGATGCCAAGCAAGCGGATTTGGCTAAATTCGGTCGTTTCCATCGCGGTATGTTAGAGCGGGGAATTTATCTGGCTCCGTCTCAATTTGAAGCCGGATTTACTTCCTTGGCCCATACGGAAGCGGATATCGATCGCACGATCGCAACTGCTAAGGAGGTTTTGGCTCAGATCTAATTTGTAAGCCCAGTAGCCTTCGCTCTGTAGGGCCAACCAACAGATGACTAAACAAAACGATCGCTGGAACGCCTGCCTATATCAAGAGCAGCACCAATTTGTCTGGCAATACGGTCAGGATTTGCTGGAATTACTTAATCCTCAAGCGGTCGAAGTGATTCTAGATTTAGGCTGTGGTACGGGACAGTTAACCCAAGTTTTGGCTGAAAAAGGGGTCAGGGCGATCGGAATTGATCGTTCTAGTCAGATGATTGAGCAGGCCCAACGCAATTTTCCGGATCTGGAATTTCAAGTTGCCGATGCGACGGCTTTCTCCTTACCGATGGTAGTAGATGCGGTTTTTTCTAATGCAGTTTTGCATTGGATTCCCCAGGCAGAGGCGGTGATTAGTTGTATTCATCGAGTTTTAAAGCCTGGGGGTCGTTTAGTGGTGGAGTTTGGTGCCAAGGGAAATGTTGCACACATTCTATCGGCGATCGCGTTTGGCTTGGAAAAATTAGGAAAAACTCGTCCTCAACCCTGGTACTTCCCCACCTTAGGAGACTATACAACCCGATTAGAAAACCAAGGTTTTTGGGTCAATTATGCGACGACCTTTGAACGCTTAACGCCCTTAACCGATGGCGATCGGGGGTTAGAAAATTGGTTGAAAATGTTTACTCAGGAGTGGCTAGGAGATTTGTCAGAGGTAGAAAAAAAACAACTTTTTCAACAGGTAGAAACTCAATTGAAATCAACCCTTTATGATCAGGGCAACTGGTTTGCCGATTATTGTCGTTTGAGAATTGTCGCAACTAAATTGTAGTTTTTTAATCAATTTAATCATTTATCATTTTCTAGCTTGTTTTTTAGCCAGGCTATAGCTTCTTTTATTTCTGCCACTGTTTCTTCCTTTTCTAGCTCAGGACGCTGCACCATAATCACAGGGATTCCTAATTCTCGTGCTGCTAGAATTTTAGGGTAAGTGGCATTACCACCACTATTTTTACTAACGATTACCTCAATTTTGTAGGTTTGTAACAGCGATCGCTCCTCATCTAAATCAAAGGGGCCACGAGCTAAAAGAACTTTGCCCTGGGGCAGGGAACCATTAAGAGAAGGTGGCTCAACCATTCGCATCAGAAACCAGTGATCGGAAAGCGTCGAAAAAATAGCCAATTCTTGCCGACCAATACTTAAAAATACCCGTTGGGCTAACGGAGATAAGATACTAACTGCCGCTTCATAACTTTCGACTTCTATCCAATTATCTTGCTCACTTTTTTGCCAAGCAGGACGCAGTAAACGTAGATAGGGAATCACCAGCGATGAGGCCGCGATCGCCGCATTTTGGGAAATTTGAGTGGCAAAGGGATGGGTCGCATTAATTAAAAAATCAATTTTCTCCTGCTGTAAATAGTCTCTTAAGCCTGGGATTCCGCCAAAACCACCGATACGAGTTTGAATCATGGGAATCATCGGCTGACGAGTGCGGCCTGCCAAGGAAAAAAAGACCTCTAGATCAGGAATTTTCGCTGCTTGAGCCGCTAATTGCCAACCTTGATCCGTGCCTCCTAAAATTAGAACTCGTTTCGTTTTAACCATCCTGTTTTGCTGAATAAATTTATGATAAATTCTTGGCAGAAAGGTTTTATTGGCCTCGATTTTTCTTTATCCAGAACCTTGCTATATTTTGCGTACAGGTTATACCCTCCCCGTTTTTGCTGTAGCTGCTGCCAAGGCTGCTTTGTTGCATCTTCAAAATACCAGTCTAGACATTTTCTCCACCGTCACCCTAGATTTACTGCCAGGGGATGCCAATATTGAGATTCAACAAGTCGCTCGGTTAACCCCAGAAAGTGCCTTGGGCATGACTCTGAGTGATCCAGGTGATAACTTAGATCTGACTCGCCATACTCCTATTTGGGCTTGGGTACAATTACAAGAAAGTCAAACAGAATCCTTAATCCTAGAAGCAGGGGAAGGCCTTGGTAAAACGTTATCAGGGGATCCGGCTATTTACCGTTATGCTCGTCGCCTGTTTGACACCAATTTATTACCCTTAATTCCCAGGGATCGCAGTTTAAGGGTGAAGATTATCCTGCCAGAGGGCCGACAACTGGCTCAACGTACCTCTAATGAGGCCTTTGGTATTGTGGATGGACTCTC contains:
- a CDS encoding class I SAM-dependent methyltransferase; this encodes MTKQNDRWNACLYQEQHQFVWQYGQDLLELLNPQAVEVILDLGCGTGQLTQVLAEKGVRAIGIDRSSQMIEQAQRNFPDLEFQVADATAFSLPMVVDAVFSNAVLHWIPQAEAVISCIHRVLKPGGRLVVEFGAKGNVAHILSAIAFGLEKLGKTRPQPWYFPTLGDYTTRLENQGFWVNYATTFERLTPLTDGDRGLENWLKMFTQEWLGDLSEVEKKQLFQQVETQLKSTLYDQGNWFADYCRLRIVATKL
- a CDS encoding RidA family protein is translated as MMKEIIQTTQAPAPVGPYNQAIAVQGKLLFVAGQIPLDPHSGEIIGKEDIGQQTQQVMANLEAILTQAGATWSDVVKTTVFLQDLGHFVAMNQVYATYFEEATAPARACVEVARLPKDVWVEIDCIAVIPD
- a CDS encoding cobalt-precorrin-6A reductase, yielding MVKTKRVLILGGTDQGWQLAAQAAKIPDLEVFFSLAGRTRQPMIPMIQTRIGGFGGIPGLRDYLQQEKIDFLINATHPFATQISQNAAIAASSLVIPYLRLLRPAWQKSEQDNWIEVESYEAAVSILSPLAQRVFLSIGRQELAIFSTLSDHWFLMRMVEPPSLNGSLPQGKVLLARGPFDLDEERSLLQTYKIEVIVSKNSGGNATYPKILAARELGIPVIMVQRPELEKEETVAEIKEAIAWLKNKLENDK
- the hemL gene encoding glutamate-1-semialdehyde 2,1-aminomutase, giving the protein MVSPASFKTTKSEEIFAAAQALMPGGVSSPVRAFKSVGGQPIVFDRVAGANIWDVDGNEYIDYVGTWGPAICGHAHPEVIAALQNALSKGTSFGAPCLQENILAEMVIDAVPSIEMVRFVNSGTEACMSVLRLMRAFTGREKIIKFEGCYHGHADMFLVKAGSGVATLGLPDSPGVPKSTTTSTLTAPYNDLEAVKVLFQDHPDSIAGVILEPVVGNAGFIPPDAGFLEGLRELTKEYGALLVFDEVMTGFRIAYGGAQAKFGITPDLTTLGKVIGGGLPVGAYGGRQDIMAMVAPAGPMYQAGTLSGNPLAMTAGIKTLELLQKPGTYEYLDKITGRLATGLLQAARDNGHQVCGGHISAMFGLFFTAGPVRNYEDAKQADLAKFGRFHRGMLERGIYLAPSQFEAGFTSLAHTEADIDRTIATAKEVLAQI
- the psbB gene encoding photosystem II chlorophyll-binding protein CP47; amino-acid sequence: MGLPWYRVHTVVLNDPGRLISVHLMHTALVAGWAGSMALYELAIFDPSDAVLNPMWRQGMFVLPFMARLGVTSSWGGWSVTGETGVDPGFWSFEGVAAAHIVLSGLLFLAAVWHWVFWDLELFVDPRTGESALDLPKMFGIHLFLSGLLCFGFGAFHLTGVWGPGMWVSDPYGLTGHVQPVAPEWGPSGFNPFNPGGVVAHHIAAGIVGIIAGLFHLTVRPPERLYKALKMGNIETVLSSSIAAVFFAAFVVAGTMWYGNATTPIELFGPTRYQWDKGYFQAEIQHRVDVKLAEGASLSEAWSTIPEKLAFYDYVGNSPAKGGLFRTGAMDSGDGIAKTWAGHPVFKDKEGRELTVRRMPNFFETFPIIMTDADGVVRADIPFRRAESKFSVEQTGVTVSVYGGELDGQTFSDASSVKKFARKAQLGEAFDFDRETLNSDGVFRTSPRGWFTFGHAVFALLFFFGHIWHGSRTIFRDVFAGVEIEEEQVEWGLFQKVGDKTTRTSSEA
- the moeB gene encoding molybdopterin-synthase adenylyltransferase MoeB, with the translated sequence MLNPNLTEIELSKDDYQRYSRHIILPEVGLDGQKRIKAASVLCVGTGGLGSPLLLYLAAAGVGRIGIVDFDIVDHSNLQRQIIHGTSWVGKPKIESAKNRILEINPYCQVDLYETQLSSVNALEIIKPYDIVIDGTDNFPTRYLTNDACVLLDKPNIYGSIFRFEGQATVFNYQGGPNYRDLYPEPPPPGMVPSCAEGGVLGVLPGIVGTIQATEAIKIILGAPHTLSGRLLLFNAWEMKFRELKLRPDPERPVITELIDYEQFCGIPQAKAAEAAEKSALAEMTVLELKALIDNGPQDFVLIDVRNPNEYDIARIPGSVLIPLPDIEKGPGVEKVRELLNGHRLIAHCKMGGRSAKALSILKEAGIEGINVKGGISAWSQEVDPSVTQY